Proteins encoded together in one Microplitis mediator isolate UGA2020A chromosome 7, iyMicMedi2.1, whole genome shotgun sequence window:
- the LOC130672213 gene encoding uncharacterized protein LOC130672213 isoform X1: protein MNSFKGNPRGGGRRPHGDRSSTAGNRQLRSSQSSLPPLAEPRPSNGPQVPRRRGRGSRQPSRVPQGGGALNPLPIPQGGGALNLPLASQRGHAVNQPPVPQGGGALNLPAVPQGGGALNLPAVPQGGGALNLPAVPQGGGALNLPPVPQGGGALNLPAVPQGGGALNLPAVPQGGGALNLPAVPQGGGALNLPPVPQGGGALNLPPVPQGGHALNPPPVPQGGDALNPLPVPQGGHALNPPPVPQGGGALNQPPVPQGGHALNLPPVPQGGGALNLPPVPQGGHALNPPPVPHGGGALNLPPAPQGGHALNQPPVPQGGDALNPPPMPPGEGALNPPPVPQGGVALNPRPIPQGGEALNPPPVPPELQDEGDQQPPLVPQGGAVIQPQQNQPFPKGAIDQQLQPVLPIAHHSVYNHQLLSIPGRVPKASKKMVKSVRRMRKNNSRQHNLLDRFEKFLDSQNVPDRFSSKKTSESSAVLPVATTSQLQTVTPPLLPVTQQPQSTASTVPQNACYWPPATQQYFCYPPPQYAASMQPYQYPYSHYSCGQYPPSYNFPPYNFPPPSIYPTAPNYPTPSNYPSTPNYPTPSNYPSTPNYPPPSNYMSYYPPR from the exons ATGAATTCGTTCAAAGGAAATCCAAgag gCGGGGGAAGACGACCTCACGGTGACAGGTCATCGACAGCAGGTAATCGTCAGCTCCGAAGCAGCCAAAGTAGTTTACCGCCACTTGCTGAACCTCGACCTTCAAATGGTCCTCAGGTACCGAGACGTCGAGGTAGAGGTAGTCGACAGCCGTCGCGAGTACCTCAAGGTGGAGGTGCTTTAAATCCGCTGCCAATACCTCAAGGTGGTGGTGCTCTGAATCTTCCGCTAGCATCTCAAAGGGGACATGCTGTGAATCAGCCGCCAGTACCTCAAGGTGGAGGTGCCCTGAATCTGCCAGCAGTACCTCAAGGTGGAGGTGCCCTGAATCTGCCAGCAGTACCTCAAGGTGGAGGTGCCCTGAATCTGCCAGCAGTACCTCAAGGTGGAGGTGCCCTGAATCTGCCACCAGTACCTCAAGGTGGAGGTGCCCTGAATCTGCCAGCAGTACCTCAAGGTGGAGGTGCCCTGAATCTGCCAGCAGTACCTCAAGGTGGAGGTGCCCTGAATCTGCCAGCAGTACCTCAAGGTGGAGGTGCCCTGAATCTGCCACCAGTACCTCAAGGTGGAGGTGCCCTGAATCTGCCACCAGTACCTCAAGGTGGACATGCTCTGAATCCGCCGCCAGTACCTCAGGGTGGAGATGCTCTGAATCCGCTGCCAGTACCTCAAGGTGGACATGCTCTGAATCCGCCGCCAGTACCTCAAGGTGGAGGTGCTTTGAATCAGCCGCCAGTACCTCAAGGTGGACATGCTTTGAATCTGCCGCCAGTACCTCAAGGTGGAGGTGCCCTGAATCTGCCACCAGTACCTCAAGGTGGACATGCTCTGAATCCGCCGCCAGTACCTCATGGTGGAGGTGCTCTGAATCTTCCGCCAGCACCTCAAGGTGGACATGCTTTGAATCAGCCGCCAGTACCTCAGGGTGGAGATGCTCTGAATCCGCCGCCAATGCCTCCAGGTGAAGGGGCTCTGAATCCACCGCCAGTACCTCAAGGTGGAGTCGCTTTAAATCCGCGTCCAATACCTCAAGGTGGAGAAGCTCTGAATCCGCCACCAGTACCACCAGAACTTCAAGATGAAGGAGATCAACAGCCACCGTTAGTACCTCAAGGTGGAGCTGTCATACAGCCACAGCAAAATCAGCCATTCCCTAAAGGCGCAATTGATCAACAGCTGCAGCCAGTTCTGCCGATAGCTCATCATTCGGTTTATAATCACCAGCTACTATCGATTCCCGGTCGTGTTCCGAAAGCTTCAAAGAAAATGGTAAAATCGGTACGACGAATGCGTAAAAATAATTCCCGCCAACATAATCTTTTGGATAGATTTGAGAAGTTTCTCGATTCCCAAAACGTCCCTGACAGATTTTCATCGAAGAAAACATCCGAAAGTAGTGCAGTGTTACCTGTGGCTACTACTTCGCAGCTACAGACCGTAACTCCTCCATTGCTACCTGTGACACAACAGCCTCAATCAACGGCATCTACTGTTCCTCAAAACGCCTGTTATTGGCCGCCGGCTAcccaacaatatttttgttaCCCACCACCACAATATGCAGCTTCTATGCAGCCGTATCAATACCCTTATTCTCACTATTCTTGTGGACAGTATCCACCTTCATATAATTTCCCACCATATAATTTCCCACCTCCATCTATTTATCCAACCGCACCAAATTATCCAACTCCATCTAATTATCCATCCACACCAAATTATCCAACTCCATCTAATTATCCATCCACACCAAATTACCCACCTCCATCTAATTACATGTCATATTATCCTCCACGTTAA
- the LOC130672213 gene encoding uncharacterized protein LOC130672213 isoform X2, which yields MNLFKLKQRGGGRRPHGDRSSTAGNRQLRSSQSSLPPLAEPRPSNGPQVPRRRGRGSRQPSRVPQGGGALNPLPIPQGGGALNLPLASQRGHAVNQPPVPQGGGALNLPAVPQGGGALNLPAVPQGGGALNLPAVPQGGGALNLPPVPQGGGALNLPAVPQGGGALNLPAVPQGGGALNLPAVPQGGGALNLPPVPQGGGALNLPPVPQGGHALNPPPVPQGGDALNPLPVPQGGHALNPPPVPQGGGALNQPPVPQGGHALNLPPVPQGGGALNLPPVPQGGHALNPPPVPHGGGALNLPPAPQGGHALNQPPVPQGGDALNPPPMPPGEGALNPPPVPQGGVALNPRPIPQGGEALNPPPVPPELQDEGDQQPPLVPQGGAVIQPQQNQPFPKGAIDQQLQPVLPIAHHSVYNHQLLSIPGRVPKASKKMVKSVRRMRKNNSRQHNLLDRFEKFLDSQNVPDRFSSKKTSESSAVLPVATTSQLQTVTPPLLPVTQQPQSTASTVPQNACYWPPATQQYFCYPPPQYAASMQPYQYPYSHYSCGQYPPSYNFPPYNFPPPSIYPTAPNYPTPSNYPSTPNYPTPSNYPSTPNYPPPSNYMSYYPPR from the exons atgaatttatttaaactgaaGCAAAGAG gCGGGGGAAGACGACCTCACGGTGACAGGTCATCGACAGCAGGTAATCGTCAGCTCCGAAGCAGCCAAAGTAGTTTACCGCCACTTGCTGAACCTCGACCTTCAAATGGTCCTCAGGTACCGAGACGTCGAGGTAGAGGTAGTCGACAGCCGTCGCGAGTACCTCAAGGTGGAGGTGCTTTAAATCCGCTGCCAATACCTCAAGGTGGTGGTGCTCTGAATCTTCCGCTAGCATCTCAAAGGGGACATGCTGTGAATCAGCCGCCAGTACCTCAAGGTGGAGGTGCCCTGAATCTGCCAGCAGTACCTCAAGGTGGAGGTGCCCTGAATCTGCCAGCAGTACCTCAAGGTGGAGGTGCCCTGAATCTGCCAGCAGTACCTCAAGGTGGAGGTGCCCTGAATCTGCCACCAGTACCTCAAGGTGGAGGTGCCCTGAATCTGCCAGCAGTACCTCAAGGTGGAGGTGCCCTGAATCTGCCAGCAGTACCTCAAGGTGGAGGTGCCCTGAATCTGCCAGCAGTACCTCAAGGTGGAGGTGCCCTGAATCTGCCACCAGTACCTCAAGGTGGAGGTGCCCTGAATCTGCCACCAGTACCTCAAGGTGGACATGCTCTGAATCCGCCGCCAGTACCTCAGGGTGGAGATGCTCTGAATCCGCTGCCAGTACCTCAAGGTGGACATGCTCTGAATCCGCCGCCAGTACCTCAAGGTGGAGGTGCTTTGAATCAGCCGCCAGTACCTCAAGGTGGACATGCTTTGAATCTGCCGCCAGTACCTCAAGGTGGAGGTGCCCTGAATCTGCCACCAGTACCTCAAGGTGGACATGCTCTGAATCCGCCGCCAGTACCTCATGGTGGAGGTGCTCTGAATCTTCCGCCAGCACCTCAAGGTGGACATGCTTTGAATCAGCCGCCAGTACCTCAGGGTGGAGATGCTCTGAATCCGCCGCCAATGCCTCCAGGTGAAGGGGCTCTGAATCCACCGCCAGTACCTCAAGGTGGAGTCGCTTTAAATCCGCGTCCAATACCTCAAGGTGGAGAAGCTCTGAATCCGCCACCAGTACCACCAGAACTTCAAGATGAAGGAGATCAACAGCCACCGTTAGTACCTCAAGGTGGAGCTGTCATACAGCCACAGCAAAATCAGCCATTCCCTAAAGGCGCAATTGATCAACAGCTGCAGCCAGTTCTGCCGATAGCTCATCATTCGGTTTATAATCACCAGCTACTATCGATTCCCGGTCGTGTTCCGAAAGCTTCAAAGAAAATGGTAAAATCGGTACGACGAATGCGTAAAAATAATTCCCGCCAACATAATCTTTTGGATAGATTTGAGAAGTTTCTCGATTCCCAAAACGTCCCTGACAGATTTTCATCGAAGAAAACATCCGAAAGTAGTGCAGTGTTACCTGTGGCTACTACTTCGCAGCTACAGACCGTAACTCCTCCATTGCTACCTGTGACACAACAGCCTCAATCAACGGCATCTACTGTTCCTCAAAACGCCTGTTATTGGCCGCCGGCTAcccaacaatatttttgttaCCCACCACCACAATATGCAGCTTCTATGCAGCCGTATCAATACCCTTATTCTCACTATTCTTGTGGACAGTATCCACCTTCATATAATTTCCCACCATATAATTTCCCACCTCCATCTATTTATCCAACCGCACCAAATTATCCAACTCCATCTAATTATCCATCCACACCAAATTATCCAACTCCATCTAATTATCCATCCACACCAAATTACCCACCTCCATCTAATTACATGTCATATTATCCTCCACGTTAA